A genomic stretch from Ovis canadensis isolate MfBH-ARS-UI-01 breed Bighorn chromosome 5, ARS-UI_OviCan_v2, whole genome shotgun sequence includes:
- the LYSMD3 gene encoding lysM and putative peptidoglycan-binding domain-containing protein 3, which yields MAGRHQNRSFPLPGIHSSAQVHGFGNCTDSDMLEEDAEVYELRSRGKEKIRRSTSKDRLDDIIVLTKDIQEGDTLNAIALQYCCTVADIKRVNNLISDQDFFALRSIKIPVKKFSSLTETLYPPKGRQASRPSTVQYLPEQQELLSANDSLSSTESAGSFLKEVDRDIEQIVKCTDTKRENLNEVVSALTAQQVRFEPDNKNIQRKDPYYGADWGIGWWTAVVIMLIVGIITPVFYLLYYEILAKVDVSHHSTVDSSHLHSGVTPPSQQREMENGIAPTKGIPFGPQDDHKLYSQDSQLPAAQHKT from the exons ATGGCTGGGAGGCATCAGAATCGTAgttttcctcttccaggaattCATTCAAGTGCTCAAGTACATGGATTTGGAAATTGTACAGACAGTGATATGTTGGAGGAAGATGCTGAAGTGTATGAGCTTCGATCCcgaggaaaagaaaaaatccgAAGAAGTACGTCAAAAGATAGACTTGATGACATTATAGTGTTAACAAAAGATATACAGGAAGGAGACACTTTAAATGCAATAGCCCTTCAATACTGTTGTACG gtaGCAGATATCAAGAGGGTTAACAATCTCATCAGTGACCAAGACTTTTTTGCCCTTAggtctatcaaaattccagtaaAAAAGTTTAGTTCATTGACTGAAACACTTTATCCTCCAAAAGGAAGACAGGCTTCACGTCCTTCTACTGTTCAATACCTTCCAGAACAACAGGAACTTTTGTCAGCTAATGACTCTCTttcttccactgagtcagctggtAGCTTTCTAAAAGAAGTAGACCGGGACATCGAACAAATAGTAAAATGTACAGACACCAAAAGAGAGAACCTGAATGAGGTGGTGTCTGCTTTGACAGCACAACAGGTCCGTTTTGAACCTGACAACAAAAACATTCAACGGAAGGACCCTTATTATGGAGCAGACTGGGGAATAGGGTGGTGGACAGCTGTAGTGATAATGTTGATAGTAGGCATAATAACACCAGTGTTTTATTTGCTGTATTATGAAATTTTAGCTAAGGTGGATGTCAGTCACCATTCAACAGTGGATTCTTCACATTTGCATTCAGGAGTCACACCCCCATCACaacagagagaaatggaaaatggaaTTGCTCCAACTAAAGGAATACCCTTTGGTCCACAAGATGATCATAAACTATATAGTCAAGATTCTCAATTACCTGCTGCTCAACACAAAACATAG